Proteins from a single region of Abyssalbus ytuae:
- a CDS encoding AraC family transcriptional regulator — translation MQQIPVRHINELDFSENFNIRKIETLLSENNMVQELHRHNYFFVLFLEKGKGEHTIDFISYPITDHSVFFLRPGQVHKLNLKKRSTGYLIQFNRNFYIPKEDSSNFVLRKVSYKNYCPLDSAKFKKLLSILAFIFEEYTFKQKRYEDVIKANLEILFIEIVRQSQNPKSISDNSNQYHQDRLEELLDLLQTHIATNKQVTEYAEFMNLTTFQLNKIIKETIGKTCSQLINEQIILEAKRNLLATTNKVNQIAYNLGYEDTSYFIRFFKKHTGFSPETFRKNFK, via the coding sequence ATGCAACAAATTCCTGTAAGACATATTAACGAACTTGACTTTTCCGAAAATTTTAATATTCGAAAAATTGAAACATTACTTTCGGAAAACAATATGGTTCAGGAACTTCACAGGCACAATTATTTTTTTGTTCTGTTTTTGGAAAAAGGAAAAGGAGAACACACCATTGATTTTATTTCCTACCCAATAACCGACCATTCAGTTTTCTTTTTACGTCCGGGACAAGTACATAAACTCAATCTAAAAAAAAGAAGTACCGGTTACTTAATACAGTTTAATCGGAATTTCTACATTCCGAAGGAAGATTCCTCAAACTTTGTATTGCGAAAGGTAAGCTACAAAAATTATTGCCCGCTTGATTCCGCAAAATTTAAAAAGCTACTCTCGATTTTAGCATTCATTTTTGAAGAATATACATTCAAACAAAAACGATACGAAGATGTAATCAAAGCAAATTTGGAAATTCTTTTCATTGAAATAGTAAGACAAAGCCAAAATCCTAAAAGTATTTCAGATAACAGTAATCAATATCATCAGGATCGTCTTGAAGAACTTTTAGATTTATTGCAAACCCATATTGCTACTAATAAACAGGTAACCGAATATGCAGAATTCATGAACCTTACTACATTTCAACTGAATAAAATAATCAAAGAAACCATTGGTAAAACCTGCTCACAACTTATAAATGAGCAAATAATTCTTGAAGCCAAAAGAAATCTATTGGCAACAACCAATAAGGTAAATCAAATTGCATATAACCTGGGATACGAAGACACTTCCTATTTTATCCGTTTTTTCAAAAAACACACAGGATTTTCACCTGAAACATTCCGTAAAAACTTTAAATAA
- a CDS encoding short chain dehydrogenase, whose translation MRIIIVGASGTMGKFLTNVLKKENHDIIRANRSSGDVQVDITSPVSIENMFKKVGLFDALISTAGPTFIGPWNKLSDQTFRTGVEGKMMGQINLVLIGQHYIKPEGSFTLITGALTHQPQQNFANASAANGAIEGFVRAAAIEIENGIRINAVSPTVIENSPQYFPYFPGEIPTTMKQLESGFRKSLFGTVTGQIINP comes from the coding sequence ATGAGAATAATTATCGTAGGCGCCTCAGGCACTATGGGTAAGTTCCTGACGAATGTCCTGAAAAAGGAAAATCATGATATAATCAGGGCAAATCGTTCTTCAGGAGATGTTCAAGTAGATATTACTTCCCCCGTCTCCATCGAAAATATGTTTAAAAAAGTAGGGCTATTTGATGCTTTAATTTCTACAGCCGGTCCAACTTTTATAGGTCCCTGGAATAAACTATCTGACCAAACATTCCGAACCGGGGTTGAGGGTAAAATGATGGGACAAATAAATCTTGTACTCATCGGACAACACTACATCAAACCCGAAGGTTCTTTTACGTTAATCACAGGAGCATTAACCCATCAACCGCAACAAAATTTTGCCAATGCATCGGCAGCAAATGGAGCTATAGAAGGCTTTGTACGTGCAGCTGCCATTGAAATAGAAAACGGCATTCGAATCAATGCCGTTAGTCCGACAGTAATTGAGAACTCGCCACAATACTTTCCCTATTTTCCCGGCGAAATCCCCACAACAATGAAACAGCTGGAATCTGGCTTTCGGAAAAGTCTGTTCGGAACAGTAACAGGACAAATTATTAATCCATAA
- a CDS encoding NAD(P)/FAD-dependent oxidoreductase codes for MTEIKNFDVIIVGGSYSGLAAAMALGRALRKVLVIDNGKPCNRQTPHSHNFITQDGKTPLEIATLAKQQVAEYNTISFYNGLATNGNNTENGFEIQTSSGDKFTASKLIFATGIKDIMPKIKGFEECWGISVLHCPYCHGYEVKNKATGILGNGEYGFEFSKLISNWTTNVTLFTNGKSTLTKEQTKTLEKHQITTVEKEIKKLEHTNGYLRNIVFKDESTSLIKAIYTKTPFKQHCPIPEQLGCELTDEGYIKTDYLQKTNVKNIYACGDNTTRMRTVANAVSMGTTAGMILNKEFILERFSYNY; via the coding sequence ATGACAGAAATAAAAAACTTTGATGTAATAATCGTAGGTGGCAGTTATTCAGGACTTGCTGCCGCAATGGCATTGGGCAGAGCTTTGAGAAAAGTACTGGTTATTGACAACGGAAAACCATGTAACAGACAAACACCACATTCGCATAATTTTATCACCCAAGACGGAAAAACACCCCTGGAAATAGCAACCCTTGCCAAACAACAGGTGGCAGAGTATAATACAATATCGTTCTATAACGGTTTAGCTACAAACGGAAACAATACTGAAAACGGCTTTGAAATTCAGACCTCATCAGGAGATAAATTTACTGCAAGCAAATTAATTTTTGCAACAGGCATCAAAGACATAATGCCCAAAATTAAAGGTTTTGAAGAATGTTGGGGTATATCAGTGCTTCATTGTCCGTATTGTCACGGATATGAAGTAAAAAACAAAGCAACCGGTATTTTGGGAAATGGCGAATACGGCTTTGAGTTTTCTAAACTCATTTCAAATTGGACAACAAACGTAACACTTTTTACCAACGGAAAATCCACATTGACCAAAGAGCAAACCAAAACACTGGAAAAACATCAAATCACAACGGTTGAAAAAGAAATTAAAAAATTAGAACATACAAACGGTTATCTCCGAAACATCGTTTTTAAAGACGAATCAACAAGTTTAATAAAAGCAATTTACACAAAAACTCCCTTTAAACAACACTGCCCTATTCCCGAACAACTGGGTTGCGAACTAACTGATGAAGGTTATATAAAAACTGATTATTTACAGAAAACAAATGTCAAAAATATTTATGCGTGTGGAGATAACACAACTCGTATGAGAACAGTGGCAAATGCAGTATCAATGGGAACCACAGCAGGAATGATACTAAACAAGGAATTTATATTGGAAAGATTTTCTTATAACTATTGA
- a CDS encoding DUF4332 domain-containing protein, translating into MGYYIDLGKITIDDYKTKLQSAYLPPSRMVLKEKLDERFEYFKNIGIKNVKELVQLLKKKEKFAELSKVECFSGDYLTILLRELKSILPKPNKIADFTEIAKDAISKLEKTGITNTQKLYDKVIKKSDRKNLADSTGIDDQEILQLTQLTDLSRIKWVGATYAQILYNLGADTVEKVTNSDPVDLHVRINQMIKEKNIFKGSIGLNDVKILIESAGELPLEIEY; encoded by the coding sequence ATGGGATACTATATAGACCTAGGGAAAATAACCATTGATGATTATAAGACAAAATTACAATCAGCATATTTACCCCCAAGCCGGATGGTCCTTAAAGAAAAATTAGATGAACGATTCGAATACTTTAAGAATATAGGGATAAAAAATGTGAAAGAACTAGTTCAATTGCTCAAAAAAAAAGAAAAGTTTGCAGAACTATCAAAAGTTGAATGTTTTTCAGGTGATTATTTGACTATTTTACTCCGGGAACTAAAAAGTATTCTGCCAAAACCCAATAAGATTGCTGATTTTACAGAAATAGCAAAAGATGCCATTAGCAAGTTGGAGAAAACCGGGATTACAAATACACAAAAACTATACGACAAGGTCATAAAAAAATCAGACAGGAAGAATCTTGCTGATTCGACCGGGATAGATGATCAGGAAATTTTGCAATTAACTCAACTAACTGATTTGTCAAGAATTAAATGGGTTGGAGCAACGTATGCACAAATACTTTACAATTTAGGAGCAGATACTGTAGAGAAAGTTACCAATTCTGATCCGGTTGATTTACATGTAAGAATAAATCAAATGATAAAAGAGAAAAATATTTTTAAAGGAAGCATAGGATTAAATGATGTTAAAATATTAATAGAATCGGCAGGTGAATTACCTTTAGAAATTGAATATTGA
- a CDS encoding TlpA family protein disulfide reductase: MRTIPIKNTAGLILLALTLIACHSPGYISGRLEGAEKKDIKVYLIEPETLREVAASYFGKVIDSAVVNSDGSFEFHNLPETKEPVLLELTVQLSGKAPNYLQSEDPIRSNYMPILWQLGEPVQITAKADEFQKSFSIENPSEINKALLNLRDVNEKAHQTYLAGKHWQIKDGSQLLEKEHAILQYQTELIKFADSTQYLMPALVALRWVSTENHYERVPEFLVNQCNKWKKKQPGHPWVNQLCKESDPSELPVLAGDVFPNLKFPLLTKDTLSLKELLGNKLTIIDLWASWCAPCRKENREILVPVWDKYHDQGLQIVSYGLESDESAWREAAERDGADQWFQASDLQGDDAPFLKKIRIQTIPANFILDDKGVVVAKNIHGKALTDLVKSYMEKE; this comes from the coding sequence ATGAGAACAATCCCCATAAAAAACACTGCCGGCCTTATCCTACTAGCCTTAACCCTGATAGCTTGTCATTCTCCGGGGTATATATCAGGAAGATTAGAAGGAGCAGAAAAAAAAGATATAAAAGTTTATCTGATCGAGCCTGAAACCTTACGCGAGGTTGCTGCTTCATACTTTGGAAAAGTCATAGATTCTGCCGTTGTAAATTCTGATGGCAGCTTTGAGTTTCATAACCTGCCGGAAACAAAAGAACCTGTATTGCTGGAATTAACTGTACAACTATCTGGAAAGGCCCCTAATTATTTACAATCTGAAGATCCAATAAGGTCTAACTATATGCCAATTCTATGGCAATTAGGAGAGCCTGTTCAGATCACTGCCAAAGCAGATGAATTTCAAAAAAGTTTTTCAATTGAAAACCCTTCAGAAATTAATAAAGCGCTATTAAATTTAAGAGACGTCAATGAAAAAGCTCACCAAACCTATCTTGCAGGAAAGCATTGGCAAATAAAAGATGGTAGTCAATTATTGGAAAAAGAACACGCTATCTTACAATATCAAACGGAACTGATAAAGTTTGCTGACAGCACACAATACCTTATGCCGGCATTAGTGGCATTAAGATGGGTAAGTACCGAGAATCATTATGAACGTGTCCCTGAGTTTTTAGTGAATCAATGTAATAAATGGAAGAAAAAACAACCTGGCCACCCATGGGTAAACCAGCTATGTAAAGAAAGTGATCCCTCTGAGTTACCTGTTTTAGCAGGAGATGTATTTCCAAATCTAAAGTTTCCCCTGCTCACAAAAGATACGCTTTCTCTTAAAGAATTACTGGGCAACAAGCTCACTATTATAGACTTGTGGGCATCCTGGTGTGCCCCCTGCCGGAAGGAAAACCGGGAAATACTAGTCCCTGTTTGGGATAAATACCATGACCAGGGTTTACAAATTGTTTCTTACGGCCTGGAAAGTGATGAGTCTGCCTGGAGAGAAGCTGCAGAGCGAGATGGGGCAGATCAATGGTTTCAGGCATCAGATTTACAGGGAGATGATGCCCCTTTCTTAAAAAAAATACGTATTCAGACCATTCCGGCTAACTTTATTCTTGATGATAAAGGTGTAGTTGTGGCTAAAAATATTCATGGAAAGGCTTTAACAGATTTGGTAAAAAGTTATATGGAAAAGGAATAA
- a CDS encoding nuclear transport factor 2 family protein codes for MRPKELIQKWVEIFNEGNANKIAELYHTDAINHQVANQPVKGKKAIKEMFEAEFNMAEMTCIPENIFEDGNWAILEWKDPLGLRGCGFFEVIDGKIKFQRGYWDKLSFLKMHNLPIPPE; via the coding sequence ATGAGGCCAAAAGAATTAATCCAAAAATGGGTTGAAATATTTAACGAGGGAAATGCCAACAAAATTGCAGAATTATATCATACGGACGCTATTAATCACCAGGTAGCTAACCAACCCGTTAAAGGAAAAAAAGCCATTAAAGAAATGTTTGAAGCGGAATTTAATATGGCAGAAATGACCTGTATTCCTGAAAATATATTTGAAGATGGAAACTGGGCTATTCTGGAATGGAAAGACCCTTTGGGTTTAAGAGGTTGCGGATTCTTTGAAGTAATTGACGGAAAAATAAAGTTTCAAAGGGGGTATTGGGATAAATTATCTTTTTTAAAAATGCATAACCTGCCAATTCCCCCTGAATAA
- a CDS encoding tetratricopeptide repeat protein encodes MRKTLKTFIAILISQVGFSQDYQSEFLKYCQTNDTINQLKILTEWKKANPKDAELYTSFFNYYFAKSRREIVQLTSTPPNGEGLELKDSLNQTAGYIGSQIHFDQNEVNKGLEKINQGIELYPNRLDMRFGKIYVLGQLEDWNSFTSEIIRSIQYSSKNNNNWTWINNEKQENGKEFFLSSLQDYQLQLYNTGNDDLLVNMRNIANEILKYYPNHIESLSNLSITYLLTGEYDKGLEPLLKAEKLNPRDYIILSNIAQAYKLKGDTKKAIEYYKKTIEFGDDQAKEYAKQQITELKN; translated from the coding sequence ATGAGAAAAACATTAAAAACATTCATTGCGATTTTGATTTCGCAAGTAGGATTTAGTCAAGATTACCAATCTGAATTTCTCAAATACTGTCAAACCAATGACACTATTAATCAGCTAAAAATTTTGACAGAATGGAAAAAAGCTAATCCGAAAGATGCCGAACTTTATACCAGCTTTTTCAATTATTATTTTGCGAAATCAAGACGAGAAATAGTTCAATTAACCTCAACACCTCCGAATGGAGAAGGACTTGAACTTAAAGACAGTTTAAACCAAACAGCAGGTTATATAGGAAGTCAGATTCATTTTGACCAAAATGAGGTGAATAAAGGATTGGAAAAAATCAACCAGGGAATCGAATTGTATCCGAATAGACTTGATATGAGATTTGGAAAGATTTATGTTTTAGGACAACTAGAAGATTGGAACAGCTTTACTTCAGAAATCATCAGGTCAATTCAATACTCATCTAAGAATAATAATAACTGGACCTGGATAAACAATGAAAAACAAGAAAACGGGAAAGAGTTTTTTCTTTCCTCACTTCAAGACTACCAACTCCAACTTTATAACACAGGAAATGACGATTTACTTGTAAATATGAGAAATATTGCGAATGAAATATTAAAATACTATCCAAACCACATAGAAAGTTTATCAAATCTTTCAATCACGTATTTGCTGACCGGAGAATATGATAAGGGCCTTGAACCACTTTTGAAAGCCGAAAAATTAAACCCTCGGGATTACATTATCCTTTCTAACATTGCCCAGGCATACAAACTAAAAGGCGACACAAAAAAAGCAATAGAATACTATAAAAAAACAATTGAATTTGGCGATGATCAAGCCAAAGAATATGCAAAACAACAAATAACTGAACTCAAAAATTAA
- a CDS encoding Kelch repeat-containing protein, translating into MKLTLLLFFSVFSALAQNINGKILETETNKPIEYVNVYLEKDESGTISNEKGEFNLELNSKIKPTDTIRFSIIGYTTKYHTFSKLKELNFIVNLSKKTENLNEVTVTSKRELKSTIPYKKLSSLKKGIYCFGSTLIDNKIFVIGGDKSFIEDAAKQTLQEVSYIPEATFLDFIKKSRSNFSWEKYNDELQTYNIEKDTWLISNLKFRNRAYHKIIYFNNKVYVLGGKTLSKSKEYQYLDNKIEVFNLNTNQIVVDNVNPHQAINFAAFAYLDNIIVMGGSIKLKNNGEKIYSDETHLYNITSGYWYELPKMTKPKEVNGIIIKDKIYLVGGFNKTPLTEIESYDLTNGKWNKEGDLFSGIEAPALTYCNNIIYIFSNGKILTYNIVTKVLNEYKIELYVKGSQMHYYQDNLYILGGFKEYDYTKSPSANFSLIKLNDFSKTKIINSKKFN; encoded by the coding sequence ATGAAGTTAACTTTACTCTTGTTTTTTTCAGTTTTTTCAGCTCTTGCACAAAATATCAATGGAAAAATTTTGGAAACGGAGACTAATAAACCGATAGAATATGTGAATGTTTATTTAGAAAAAGACGAAAGCGGAACAATATCTAATGAAAAAGGCGAATTCAATTTAGAACTTAATTCAAAAATCAAACCAACCGATACTATTCGTTTTTCTATTATTGGCTATACAACAAAATACCATACATTTTCAAAACTTAAAGAACTTAATTTTATAGTTAATTTATCAAAAAAGACAGAGAATCTTAATGAAGTAACTGTTACATCAAAAAGGGAATTGAAATCAACAATCCCATATAAAAAATTATCTTCACTAAAAAAAGGAATCTATTGTTTTGGCTCTACACTAATTGATAATAAAATATTTGTAATCGGAGGTGATAAGTCATTTATTGAAGATGCCGCAAAACAAACTCTTCAGGAAGTCAGTTATATCCCGGAAGCTACTTTCCTAGATTTTATAAAAAAATCCAGAAGTAATTTTTCATGGGAAAAATATAATGACGAATTACAAACCTATAATATAGAAAAAGATACCTGGTTAATATCAAACTTAAAGTTTAGAAACAGAGCATATCACAAAATAATTTACTTTAATAATAAAGTGTACGTTTTGGGTGGTAAAACATTGTCAAAAAGCAAAGAATATCAATATTTAGATAATAAAATTGAAGTTTTCAACCTCAATACAAACCAAATTGTTGTTGACAACGTTAATCCGCACCAAGCAATAAATTTTGCTGCATTTGCCTATCTGGATAACATTATTGTAATGGGAGGTTCTATTAAACTAAAAAATAATGGAGAAAAAATTTATAGTGACGAAACTCACCTTTATAATATTACTTCCGGGTATTGGTACGAGTTACCTAAAATGACTAAACCGAAAGAAGTCAATGGAATAATAATTAAAGATAAAATTTATCTTGTTGGTGGATTCAATAAAACACCACTAACCGAAATTGAATCTTATGATCTCACTAATGGGAAATGGAATAAAGAAGGTGATTTGTTTTCCGGTATAGAAGCGCCTGCCCTAACGTATTGCAACAATATTATTTACATTTTCAGTAATGGTAAAATTTTAACTTATAACATCGTAACCAAAGTTTTAAATGAATATAAAATTGAGTTATATGTAAAAGGTTCTCAAATGCATTATTATCAAGATAACCTTTATATACTGGGTGGCTTTAAAGAATACGATTATACAAAATCACCTTCTGCTAATTTTAGCTTAATCAAATTGAATGACTTTTCTAAAACCAAAATCATTAATTCAAAAAAATTTAATTAA
- a CDS encoding GNAT family N-acetyltransferase, translating to MPNLRTNRYLFKYRNLSEVLYDSLIPDPFYFTLEQTVSGNNGEKREAVLRYMDYSIIESEQFGKIFIPKNHEYGASLWSIPLNNKEEIIKKKKKKEFIINNLGENSWLYYKSVVEYMSLKSCNLVSSDSWYLSIVGLKPSHQNQGLGKTLINPVLEKTDSKGIMTYLETFNPRNMKFYEKLGYKTIKSFKEPTIKSDYWIMARQPDK from the coding sequence ATGCCCAATTTAAGAACAAATAGATATCTATTTAAATACAGAAACCTATCAGAGGTGTTGTATGACTCCCTTATTCCTGACCCTTTTTATTTTACACTAGAGCAAACTGTATCTGGAAACAACGGAGAAAAAAGAGAAGCAGTATTAAGATACATGGACTACTCAATTATAGAAAGCGAACAATTTGGAAAAATCTTTATTCCTAAAAACCACGAGTATGGAGCTTCATTATGGTCAATACCTCTTAACAACAAAGAAGAAATTATTAAGAAAAAAAAGAAAAAAGAATTTATTATAAATAATCTTGGAGAAAATTCCTGGTTATATTACAAATCTGTTGTTGAATACATGAGTTTAAAATCGTGTAATTTAGTTTCATCTGACTCCTGGTATTTATCTATTGTTGGTCTCAAGCCAAGTCACCAAAACCAGGGACTTGGTAAAACACTAATAAATCCGGTTCTGGAGAAAACTGACAGTAAAGGAATCATGACTTATTTGGAGACATTTAACCCAAGAAATATGAAGTTCTATGAAAAATTAGGTTACAAAACAATAAAATCATTTAAAGAGCCAACTATCAAATCGGATTATTGGATTATGGCAAGACAACCTGATAAATAA
- a CDS encoding carboxypeptidase-like regulatory domain-containing protein: protein MKKLCFLIIITLLTFQTNFAQTWYAGLKSLQLKDSTRIYKPNTKLTHHLHYRPVDLDIWYPSNNKKGNRLAFGDIFKLFEQRAVNYQDNEDYTGITNELAQFYVAELGIGTDGEKLLNVKTNTYANLNPSPRKHPLILYMSGFNGMGFENFKVLEKLSQNGYIVVAIWSVGRYPGNMTNEMADMMEQVYDAEFAIRYLQEKDFLNADFNNIGIIGYSWGGLSSATFINRNKKVKAFVSFDGTETHYFGEDDENDQFLHEIHDSNLINPTAQNIQYLYLESGDKLDEFQPSKEYNYFKKLNSDKYYLRFKNSSHADFTCIPSILNASKSSVKIYDNIESTTLSFFEKSLQNKDIFTSLWKNLKTLSSTTQQPYDISSNTQVSMEISGLITDKKTNKPLPYVNIGILNRENGTVTNTQGKFILPLKEEWLNDTLRVSSIGYKPIDILMEKIKRKNDTLLIKLEEQIDELNEVVITAKGFKKKTLGNKTESGFISTGFSYDQLGAEMGIKINIRKNPTYVDAFNFNIPYNRLNTKSIFRVNFYNIKNNKPEENILKDNILVPIKPKQTGKITVDLKPYDIVLTNDVIVTLEWVDTEGETNKDEAIFFSMGLLNSGTLYKKSSQAKFRKHSSMGVGFNIDVRY from the coding sequence ATGAAAAAACTCTGCTTCCTAATAATTATAACCTTGCTAACTTTTCAAACCAACTTCGCACAAACCTGGTATGCCGGATTAAAATCCTTACAATTGAAGGATAGTACAAGAATTTACAAACCAAACACAAAATTAACTCATCACTTGCATTATCGTCCTGTCGATTTAGACATTTGGTACCCATCAAATAATAAAAAAGGCAATCGGTTAGCCTTTGGAGATATTTTCAAACTATTTGAACAACGTGCAGTTAATTATCAGGATAATGAAGATTACACCGGTATAACCAATGAACTAGCACAATTCTATGTAGCGGAATTAGGAATAGGAACTGATGGAGAAAAATTACTCAATGTCAAAACAAATACCTATGCCAACCTGAATCCTTCACCAAGAAAACACCCTCTCATTTTATATATGTCCGGATTTAACGGAATGGGGTTTGAAAATTTTAAAGTTCTGGAAAAACTGTCCCAAAACGGGTATATAGTGGTTGCAATCTGGTCTGTGGGCAGATACCCGGGAAATATGACTAATGAAATGGCTGATATGATGGAACAAGTTTACGATGCTGAGTTTGCAATTCGTTACCTACAAGAAAAAGATTTTCTGAATGCCGACTTTAATAATATCGGAATTATAGGGTATAGCTGGGGAGGCTTAAGTTCGGCAACATTTATCAATAGAAACAAAAAAGTTAAAGCCTTTGTTTCATTTGACGGAACAGAAACACATTATTTTGGAGAAGATGATGAAAATGACCAGTTCCTTCACGAAATCCACGATTCAAACCTCATAAACCCAACAGCACAAAACATACAATACCTGTATTTAGAAAGTGGAGATAAACTTGATGAATTTCAACCATCAAAGGAATATAATTATTTCAAAAAATTAAATTCTGACAAATACTATTTGCGTTTCAAAAACAGTTCGCATGCAGATTTCACCTGTATTCCTTCCATCCTCAATGCTTCAAAAAGCTCGGTTAAAATTTATGATAATATTGAAAGTACCACCTTATCTTTTTTTGAAAAATCACTACAAAACAAAGATATATTTACTTCTCTCTGGAAAAATTTAAAGACCTTAAGCTCTACCACACAACAACCCTATGATATTTCATCAAACACGCAGGTATCAATGGAGATATCCGGTTTAATAACTGATAAAAAAACCAATAAACCTTTACCCTATGTAAATATTGGAATTTTAAACCGTGAAAACGGAACTGTCACAAATACCCAAGGTAAATTTATTCTTCCCTTAAAAGAAGAATGGCTAAACGACACACTAAGAGTTTCATCTATTGGTTACAAACCAATAGACATTTTAATGGAAAAAATTAAACGAAAAAACGACACCCTTTTAATAAAGCTAGAAGAACAAATTGATGAATTAAACGAAGTGGTAATTACAGCAAAAGGATTTAAGAAAAAAACTCTCGGAAACAAAACCGAATCCGGTTTTATAAGTACAGGATTTAGCTATGACCAGTTAGGTGCTGAAATGGGAATAAAGATTAACATCCGAAAAAATCCAACCTATGTAGATGCTTTTAACTTTAATATTCCTTATAACAGATTAAATACAAAATCCATTTTCAGAGTTAATTTTTACAACATAAAAAATAACAAACCAGAAGAAAATATCCTGAAAGACAACATTTTGGTTCCCATTAAACCTAAACAAACCGGAAAAATCACTGTTGATTTAAAACCTTATGACATAGTTTTAACCAACGATGTAATTGTAACTCTTGAGTGGGTAGACACTGAAGGGGAAACCAATAAAGATGAAGCCATATTTTTTTCAATGGGATTGTTAAATAGTGGAACTCTTTATAAAAAATCAAGCCAGGCAAAATTCAGGAAACATAGTAGTATGGGGGTTGGATTTAACATTGACGTGAGATATTAA
- a CDS encoding DUF6261 family protein, whose translation MEIISIPQLRLGQLQTLTEQTLELTKPVEQIATYVAAVEAAFEPFRSGMLKEFTVSDKRALDNIRDKYLSSLFMGIKIEKNYPQEDTVLQEIVGKLRQVARKYSADINRLPYDEETAAIDNLLAELETVDMQGMPHLVRWVDKIKVANENFKAASKEYLESTVKYSATQSASAAAPALVAALEELYTMFFAYTKVAADETLVTVYRELAELVDAYR comes from the coding sequence ATGGAAATAATATCTATTCCCCAACTCCGGCTGGGACAATTACAAACATTAACGGAACAAACACTGGAACTTACCAAACCTGTTGAGCAGATAGCGACTTATGTGGCTGCTGTAGAGGCTGCTTTTGAACCCTTTCGTTCGGGAATGTTAAAGGAATTTACTGTATCGGATAAAAGAGCATTGGATAACATCAGGGATAAGTATCTCTCCAGCCTTTTTATGGGCATAAAAATCGAAAAAAACTATCCGCAGGAAGATACAGTACTGCAGGAGATAGTAGGGAAACTCCGGCAGGTAGCCAGAAAGTACAGTGCTGATATTAACAGGCTGCCTTATGATGAAGAGACTGCTGCTATTGATAACCTGTTGGCAGAGTTGGAAACGGTAGATATGCAGGGGATGCCTCACCTGGTACGGTGGGTTGATAAGATTAAAGTGGCGAATGAAAACTTTAAGGCAGCATCCAAAGAGTATCTTGAAAGTACTGTAAAATATTCCGCTACACAATCGGCTTCGGCCGCAGCACCTGCTTTGGTTGCTGCGTTAGAAGAATTGTATACCATGTTTTTTGCCTATACGAAAGTAGCTGCCGATGAAACCCTGGTAACTGTTTACCGGGAACTTGCCGAACTGGTAGATGCCTACCGTTAA
- a CDS encoding VOC family protein yields the protein MKQSIIHIALVIRNYDEAIDFYTNKLNFTLIEDTYQPEQNKRWVVIAPPNSTGTTILLARASKPEQERFIGNQTGGRVFLFLNSDDFWRDYYEMTSKGIEFVREPKKADYGTVAVFKDLYGNLWDLLELNPGHPLAGRVE from the coding sequence ATGAAACAATCAATAATACATATTGCCCTGGTAATAAGAAATTATGATGAGGCTATCGATTTTTATACCAACAAATTAAATTTCACATTAATTGAAGATACTTACCAACCGGAACAAAATAAAAGGTGGGTGGTAATAGCACCTCCTAATTCAACCGGAACTACAATTTTACTGGCCAGGGCTTCAAAACCCGAACAAGAGCGGTTTATCGGGAACCAAACAGGCGGAAGGGTATTTCTCTTCCTAAACTCCGATGATTTTTGGAGAGACTATTATGAAATGACCTCCAAAGGAATTGAGTTTGTAAGAGAACCCAAAAAAGCAGACTATGGAACTGTGGCAGTATTTAAAGATCTGTATGGCAATTTATGGGACTTACTCGAATTAAATCCCGGACATCCCCTGGCCGGAAGAGTGGAATAA